From the Musa acuminata AAA Group cultivar baxijiao chromosome BXJ3-1, Cavendish_Baxijiao_AAA, whole genome shotgun sequence genome, the window ACTATTTGGATTTTCAAATGCTTGGAGCACCATCATCCAGGTAATAAATCAAATTCTAAGTTCTTATATTGGGAAGTTTAttgttgtttactttgatgatattcttatttatagtCACAATAAACTTGATCAAGAACTATCCTATCGACATTGAAGACAGAAAAACTATGTAATTCTTAAAAAATGTTCCTTCATGACATCTAGATTTGCTTTTCTAGGCTTTATTTTAACCCATACAGGTATTCAAGTGAATTCTAAGAAAATTTAAAGACTTGGCCAACACTAACATTCCTATAAGATATTCAGAGTTTCCATAATTTGACATCCTTTTATCATCGATTTATTTAGAATTTTAATACTATTGTGCTCCATTGCATAAAGAAAGAAGTATTTTAATGGTGAACAACAGTTTTGAATTACTAAAGATAAAATTATCTACTATTCCtcttgtattatcatatttttctaaaatatttgaaGTTAATTGTGATGCCTCTTATATGGGTATTGGTGGAGTATCTAGCCAAGAAGGATGTCCACTTATATTTTTCGGTGAAAAGCTTAACAATACAAGAAAGAATTATTCAAGATATTGAATTTTATACTATTATTCAAGCACTATGACATTGGAGACTTTATTTGATCTAAAGAGAATTTATCTTAAATTATGATCATGAACTTCTTAAACATATAAATTCTCAAACAAATCTCAATAGGTGATATTAAAGATGGGTAACATTTTTACAGGAGTATACTTTTATTTTGAGGCATaaggataaaatatataataaggtTGCATATGCACTCAATCGGCGATTAGCACTCATTAATACTATGCGAATCCAactaaatgatttgatgaaataaaaaatacttactttaatgatgaaaattttgaagaaacataaAAGTTATGCATGAAAAGTCATCTTGAAGTTTAcattattgaagattattttttcttttgtgaaaCTCTATTTTATATTTCTAAATATTCTCTAAGAGAGAAATTATCTAAGAACTTGACTCTGGTGGATTAGGAGGTCATTTTTGAAGAGACAAAATAGTACTTCTTATCAAAGCAAAATTTTTTTGGCCAACAATCTACTGAGATGTTATACATCATGTGGAAATATGCATAATATGCTAAATTTCAAAGGGGCAAACTCAAAATCTTGGTGCATATACTCTTTTCCCAATCCTAATGCTCCTTGGGATCATATTAGTATGGATTTCATGATTGATCTACTAAAATCTCAAAGAGGTGTagattttatttttgttgttatTGATCAATTTTCTAAAATAGTACATTTTATTCCTTGCAAAAAGACCATGGATGCTTATTATATTACTAACTTTTATTTCAATGAAGTGATCAAACTTCATAGAATTCCTAAATCTATCGCATtagatatatttattaaatttctTAGTCAAGAAGTTTATAGAAGaaatttgatagaaacctattataTAGTAGTGCTTATCATCCTTAGACAAATGGACAAATTGAGATTGTTAATAGAACCTTGGATAACCTACTAGGATGCTATGCTACAAAAAGACTAAAATAATAGGATCTCATTTGCTTATAACTTTATGGTTAAGCAAGAGTTCATTTCAGATTATTTATGATTATATTTCACCTCATTATCTAGATATTGTTATTACCATGATAGAAATTCATGAAGTAAAGAAAGAAGCTTAAAGCTAGCAAccaaatttacaaaaaaaaaagagccaAAAAGCAGCATCATGTGATGATCTTTAAACTAAGAAAATTGATGAGACCTTGTTTGGGTATTTTTGAAAAAAAGAGTTTTCCAGTATAAACTAAGAAAATTGGTCCATACCGAGTCCTAAAGAGCATTAACAATGCTTATAAGGTTGGACTTCCTCCTAATATTTGTACTCACTCCACAtttaatattcaaaatttatcaGTTTATCATGACAATAATGATGATAACTTGTGGACAAATTTTCTATGAGAATAACAAAATGCATAAGGAGTATTGAATGTTCCTAAGTTTCAAGATAACaaatttcaaaataataaatgcATACTATGTCGACTCTAATATTAATACTTtaatatctaataaaataaataaataattaattaattatattaaatttaaattaatgatctaaaatatttaagttaaagtcTTATAAATCAGTCTTAGTCTTACTTCCATTCATGCATAATGTTCAATATCATAAAGATCAGTGGCGGTCAGCATACATTTCTTTTGTCTCGTCTCAAGACACACAATTCAATTGTTTTAGGATCTTTAGGAAATCCAGGGATTGCCATCAAATAGAACATTATGCATGAATGGAAATTCTACCATAATAAGAACAATACATCTCACTCAataacaaagagaaaaaaaaaaaaagagagagaaaaaatatgCTACACTTCACAGTTCATTTTGAAGGGTTCTTCTTAGATTAAAATCATATCCATTATGAAACCCCTCCTCTGGGGATAATCTACTTTATTACTATACAAAAAAAAATCAGTCAAAAACAATTTGATTtacaaatttaattaaatataaaataatcgtaAGATTTTTTATATACTCAATAATTCAAAtctaaaatcatacaataaataatcaaaatcttGACCACCTAAACTTCCCAACACCTTCGACTCAAGAAATACTTATCGGAATATATTGCTAACTATgagaatttagtaaaatattatttctatatatttatttttatctatattATTTTTCTATTGCATTTAATTTtaagttgtgtgtgtgtgtgtgtatatatatatatatatatatatatatataattgcagTGACAGAAACTGAAGACGAAAAATTGCAATCAGATTGAGATCAGAGGAAATAGATTAGAATCCAAATCTTTTCTTAGTCTCGAGATCAGATGGAGGAGACAGCAGTGGGAGGGGCAAAGATTTGGTGTATATGTTTAAAGCTACCGTTGCTGTGCAAACTGTCTTCCCCGGGATTCCCGTTATCTAAGACTGAGACCGTTACTGGTTTCTCCCTCCTCCAACCAAAAGCtgctcaccccatcggacagtgaAGATAATAAAGGCGACATGGAAGCGGATCGATTGCGTTACAGCTCCCGGGGGTCGACGAATATGGACGCGCCCGGCGCCGACTTGGTCCAGTCGCCGACCCCGCCGTCGCTGTACTCCTCACCCAGCCGCTTCACGCACCACACGTCCTCCGCGCACGACAGCCACCGCCAGCGCGGTATGCCCCGCAGTACCGGGTCTCCCGCCGCCACCTCTGCGGCCAACACAGTCGCCGATCCCCGCGCCACGTTGTGCGCCTCCCTCCACGCCGCCGCTGCCATCTCCGCCGCGCCGGGCCCCTCCCCTCCCACCCCGTACAGGAACCACACCACGAACGGTCGGAATAGATCCGGCACCGCCGGGATCCGTAGCCACGGCATCGCCCGGTCCGCCGCCCGCGTCGCTGCCGCCGCCCCCCGCCGCAGCCGCGACGCCCCCCGCACCTCCATCCGGAGCACCCCGCCGCAGTCCCACGCGCTTGTCACCGCCCACGATCCCGGTGGAGCCGCCAGGAACGCCTCCGCCCCTGGCCACTGCCGCGCGGTGTTGCAACCCGCCGGGACCGCGAGGAAGGTCGCGACGGTGAGTGGGTTGCGGAGCACCGCGTCGATGTCGCGGGGGAAGAACTCGGTGGTGGCGAAGCAGCGGCGATAGATGGCCTCTGCGTCAGCGTGGCCGAGCCGGAGGACGGTGACGGAGCGGGGAACCGGGAGACGGTGCGCGAACACCGGGTGGACCAGGATGGTCGGCGCTCGGAACTTAGTGTAGTCGCATCGCTCTGTGAAGAGACGCATCGATGCCTCGTTGTCCTTTCCCGTGGCCATGTAAGCGTACTCCGCCCCCTTCTCCCTGAACCATCCCTCCATTTGCCTCACCAGCCTCAACCCTATTCCCTTCCTCCTGTCATTGTTATCATCaatacaagagagagagagagagagagagagagagagagagagagagtagtaaCTGGTAGAGATGATATAAGGAGTTTACCGATGAGAAGGAGACACTCGAAGACCAAGGAGATAGCCAACCTTGGTGTAAGTGGGAGTCGCCACCTGACAAGTGTTCTTGGTGCTCCCTCCTTGTCGTGGGAGCTTCTTGCCGCATGTGACCACCTTCACGCAGCCG encodes:
- the LOC135629764 gene encoding probable N-acetyltransferase HLS1, translating into MEREASVVVVREYNAANDRAAAEEVERTCELGSSGKMSLHTDLLGDPASRIRHSPTYLMLVAETCGGVKEIVGLVRGCVKVVTCGKKLPRQGGSTKNTCQVATPTYTKVGYLLGLRVSPSHRRKGIGLRLVRQMEGWFREKGAEYAYMATGKDNEASMRLFTERCDYTKFRAPTILVHPVFAHRLPVPRSVTVLRLGHADAEAIYRRCFATTEFFPRDIDAVLRNPLTVATFLAVPAGCNTARQWPGAEAFLAAPPGSWAVTSAWDCGGVLRMEVRGASRLRRGAAAATRAADRAMPWLRIPAVPDLFRPFVVWFLYGVGGEGPGAAEMAAAAWREAHNVARGSATVLAAEVAAGDPVLRGIPRWRWLSCAEDVWCVKRLGEEYSDGGVGDWTKSAPGASIFVDPREL